In one Papilio machaon chromosome 15, ilPapMach1.1, whole genome shotgun sequence genomic region, the following are encoded:
- the LOC106720945 gene encoding uncharacterized protein LOC106720945 codes for MLVGEQSPAPRVVAGLRKLRPELTPGPFPTPADPDFRISGVLRQYYNEDEGSWAWVRAAVRGGCLLAWREGTLPRRPAARLPLRHLHLRAAALPNAFQLSRLRDDAPVATFQACNETEYARWVRALCVEILGQTPLPQVRFLDVLPAADTGREPKKLLPQQDTPSCPPRPPPRARRRLLTSETQLPRRDHSPAATDEGIVVEDDDYDSSSDRSLDLSLSLDALKSIDVIDAPVRKSKIIKCDNCSKLNASQQHHTLPRARNGDSEKRRHRYLKRWEGTTGGAERGRFALEAARRKTASLENRARSCSPNTHEVVSQYVPVRERRALFESLSQSGGSLARSSEQLSRPSAATATPRRAASLHDLQAPPTRSVSDLRQFFEAVARGAASCAVHHHPPNSIHRGFTSLTCA; via the exons ATGCTTGTTGGTGAGCAGTCGCCGGCGCCGCGAGTGGTCGCCGGCTTGCGAAAACTGCGTCCCGAGCTGACACCAGGACCATTTCCAACGCCTGCTGACCCTGACTTCAGGATATCAG GCGTCCTCCGCCAATACTACAATGAAGACGAGGGATCGTGGGCGTGGGTGCGTGCGGCGGTGCGCGGCGGCTGCCTACTGGCATGGCGAGAAGGCACACTGCCCCGCCGCCCCGCGGCTAGGCTTCCTCTCCGGCACCTGCACTTGCGTGCTGCGGCACTGCCTAACGCCTTCCAACTGTCCAGACTGCGCGATGACGCTCCAGTCGCCACGTTTCAG GCTTGCAACGAAACGGAATACGCGCGCTGGGTCCGAGCGCTGTGCGTCGAGATCCTCGGACAAACGCCGCTGCCGCAGGTGCGCTTCCTGGACGTTCTCCCGGCCGCAGACACTGGCCGCGAACCAAAGAAACTCCTTCCCCAGCAGGACACGCCCTCGTGTCCGCCCCGGCCGCCGCCACGAGCCCGGCGGAGGCTGCTGACGTCGGAGACACAGCTGCCGAGACGTGACCACTCTCCGGCGGCCACGGACGAGGGCATCGTCGTCGAAGACGACGACTACGACTCATCGTCCGATCGCAGCCTAGACCTGTCCCTCTCCCTCGACGCACTAAAATCGATCGATGTGATCGATGCTCCGGTCAGGAAGTCCAAAATTATCAAATGCGACAACTGCAGCAAACTGAACGCAAGCCAGCAGCACCACACGCTGCCGCGGGCGAGGAACGGCGACTCGGAAAAGAGACGACATCGATACCTCAAGCGCTGGGAGGGGACGACGGGGGGCGCGGAGAGAGGCCGATTCGCGTTGGAGGCGGCGAGGCGCAAAACGGCCTCGTTGGAGAACCGGGCGAGGTCGTGCTCCCCCAATACCCACGAGGTGGTGTCGCAGTACGTGCCCGTACGGGAGCGGCGCGCGCTCTTTGAATCGCTGTCGCAGAGCGGCGGCAGCCTGGCACGCAGCAGCGAGCAGCTGTCGCGGCCGTCGGCGGCCACTGCGACACCGCGGCGCGCTGCCTCGTTGCACGACCTGCAGGCGCCACCGACGCGCTCCGTTAGCGACCTGCGACAGTTCTTCGAGGCGGTAGCGCGCGGCGCCGCGTCCTGCGCAGTGCACCATCATCCGCCTAATTCTATCCATCGTGGTTTCACTTCCCTAACGTGTGCGTAA
- the LOC106721057 gene encoding uncharacterized protein LOC106721057, producing the protein MEPAPLSKTAKYKKITKPLLERKRRARINRCLDELKDLMVGALEIDDDNLSKLEKADILELTVNHLTKLHTPKDPVLEAKKFQAGFGQCAAEACRFIMSVPDLDEKVSQNLISHLSRLITSQPLTIHVPERPPFSPPTSPSSVVSDRHHYYSDHDRSSSDAEDSVYSGDGMKQWSYSRQAKLQPKPYPMAGLLTTVDKLQQPAQEQTSGRNGYFNRVPAEAKDAILQKIRQHIMDKRGNEHSAVVDFNEQPEHRYMPREDAYRAEYDYQMASYPTNNDTLDLRKVKSPVSVSEVAHSRKNLEPRNVNEESPDHSKPNVASLPEHCESPMDYSNLPPKKKRKLIEYQEYKKQEEAKRQLDAFYAEKKDHLRPGPPVDDLDVNKWRPW; encoded by the exons ATGGAACCGGCGCCGCTGTCCAAGACGGCCAAGTACAAGAAGATAACGAAGCCGCTGTTGGAGAGGAAGCGGCGCGCGCGCATTAACCGCTGCCTCGATGAACTCAAGGACCTCATGGTGGGCGCTTTAGAG ATCGATGACGACAACTTAAGTAAGCTCGAAAAGGCCGATATTCTAGAACTAACGGTAAACCATCTCACGAAACTCCACACCCCTAAGGACCCAGTCTTGGAAGCGAAGAAATTTCAAGCCGGATTCGGACAATGCGCTGCGGAGGCTTGCAGATTCATCATGTCGGTTCCGGATTTGGATGAGAAAGTCAGCCAGAATTTAATCAGTCATCTATCAAGGCTTATAACGTCTCAGCCTCTGACAATACATGTGCCGGAAAGACCGCCTTTTTCTCCGCCCACCTCCCCATCTTCAGTTGTATCCGATCGCCATCATTACTACAGCGATCACGATCGATCTTCTTCGGATGCAGAAGATTCAGTATACTCGGGAGATGGAATGAAGCAATGGTCTTATTCTAGACAAGCAAAGTTGCAGCCTAAACCCTACCCTATGGCCGGTCTCCTCACGACAGTCGATAAATTGCAACAGCCTGCACAAGAGCAAACTTCCGGACGGAATGGCTACTTCAACAGAGTCCCGGCCGAAGCAAAGGACGCtattttacagaaaataaGGCAGCACATAATGGACAAACGGGGGAACGAGCACAGCGCCGTTGTTGACTTTAATGAGCAACCGGAACACAGATATATGCCCAGGGAAGATGCATACAGAGCTGAATACGATTACCAAATGGCATCGTACCCCACCAACAACGACACACTAGACTTGAGAAAAGTAAAATCGCCTGTGTCGGTGAGCGAGGTCGCACATTCACGGAAAAACTTAGAACCACGTAACGTCAATGAAGAATCGCCTGATCACAGTAAACCAAATGTTGCAAGTCTTCCGGAACATTGTGAGTCGCCTATGGATTATAGCAACTTGCCGCCAAAAAAGAAAAGGAAGTTGATCGAGTACCAAGAGTACAAAAAACAAGAGGAGGCTAAACGACAACTTGACGCTTTTTATGCCGAGAAAAAAGATCACCTTAGGCCGGGACCTCCCGTAGACGACTTGGACGTTAATAAATGGCGTCCGTGGTAA